A window of Choristoneura fumiferana chromosome 8, NRCan_CFum_1, whole genome shotgun sequence contains these coding sequences:
- the LOC141430320 gene encoding pyrimidodiazepine synthase-like yields MSEKHLAAGDALPAYGGKLRLFAMRFCPYAERSVLVLNAKNLQYDLVFVNLDSKPEWLFEFNPKGSVPALEYEQGKAIFDSAIINTYLDEKYPEVPLQSSDPLRRAQDKVFVELFMGANAAYYAAAFNPNGFLPSHLEAYHKGLELLQKELESRGTKFLHSDEPGLVDYTIFPQLERFESLPLLGKPEMAIEKTKYERLVNYLDAMKNVPAVKQYYLSAETHAKFAESKTKGEANYNMLDTSDACCIRPRKKKQ; encoded by the exons ATGTCAGAAAAGCATTTAGCTGCTG GTGATGCCCTGCCAGCTTATGGTGGCAAACTCCGCCTGTTTGCTATGAGATTCTGTCCATATGCTGAGCGCAGTGTATTGGTACTCAATGCCAAGAATCTACAGTATGATCTGGTCTTTGTCAACTTGGACAGCAAACCAGAATGGCTCTTCGAATTTAACCCTAAAG gcTCGGTACCAGCTTTGGAATATGAGCAAGGCAAAGCCATTTTCGACAGCGCTATCATAAACACATATCTGGATGAGAAATATCCGGAAGTACCTCTGCAGTCATCGGACCCACTCCGCCGGGCACAAGACAAAGTCTTTGTTGAATTGTTCATGGGT GCTAATGCAGCTTACTACGCTGCTGCTTTCAATCCCAACGGCTTCTTGCCGTCCCATTTGGAAGCCTACCACAAGGGTCTGGAGCTTCTTCAAAAAGAGCTGGAATCCCGCGGGACCAAGTTCCTGCACAGCGATGAACCGGGCTTGGTGGACTACACCATCTTTCCTCAGTTGGAACGCTTTGAATCTCTCCCTCTACTTGGAAAACCAGAAATGGCTATTGAGAAGACTAAGTATGAGCGCTTG GTGAACTACTTGGACGCAATGAAGAACGTGCCTGCAGTGAAGCAGTACTACTTGTCGGCTGAAACTCACGCCAAATTCGCAGAGTCCAAGACCAAAGGCGAAGCTAACTACAACATGCTGGACACTAGCGACGCTTGCTGCATCCGCCCTAGGAAGAAGAAGCAATAA